A stretch of Methanobrevibacter sp. YE315 DNA encodes these proteins:
- a CDS encoding site-specific integrase, with protein MNDENILNEVHSTFNHSKATRTLYKQAVKKYTNFFGMSMGELIEEAETEEDSGVRWKRRTIKRRLINYRQYLLENHCINTVLTMMRPILVIYKYFEIEIHELPKLNRKQAIKPEPIRFKDLPDKEIIREAVNISDPKMKAIILVMCSSGCARRETLNLTIQDYIDALKEYTNKKDIYDILEDLENNRDIIPTFNVRRQKTDKYYTTYCSPEAVLAINSYLLSREDELEPTSPLFKIHENYLTRMFERINDDLNLGRKGSFNRFRSHMLRKFHASALYNDGMSRDNVNDLQGKAKNKTDDAYFMTNPEDLKYEYVRHLHAVTINKDVEKLSIKSPEYIKMEKEKDYYKNKVDTLSGKVDFLMEHVLDGEIESP; from the coding sequence ATGAATGACGAGAACATATTGAATGAAGTACACAGTACCTTTAATCATTCAAAGGCAACACGAACCTTGTACAAACAAGCGGTAAAGAAATACACTAACTTCTTTGGCATGTCAATGGGTGAATTAATTGAAGAAGCAGAAACAGAAGAAGACAGTGGTGTCAGGTGGAAAAGAAGAACAATAAAAAGAAGACTAATCAATTATAGGCAATACCTTCTTGAAAACCATTGCATAAATACTGTACTTACAATGATGAGGCCTATTTTGGTAATCTACAAATATTTCGAAATTGAAATTCACGAATTACCAAAATTAAACAGGAAACAAGCAATCAAACCAGAACCTATCCGTTTTAAGGATTTGCCTGACAAGGAAATAATCCGTGAAGCGGTGAACATTTCTGATCCTAAAATGAAAGCAATAATATTGGTCATGTGCTCCAGCGGATGTGCAAGGCGAGAAACATTGAACTTAACTATTCAGGATTATATTGATGCTTTAAAAGAATATACGAATAAAAAAGACATTTATGACATATTGGAAGATTTGGAAAATAATAGAGATATAATTCCAACTTTCAATGTTCGCAGACAAAAGACAGACAAGTATTATACTACATATTGTAGTCCTGAAGCGGTCTTGGCAATTAATAGCTATTTGTTAAGCAGAGAAGATGAACTGGAACCTACCAGTCCATTATTTAAAATTCATGAGAATTATCTGACAAGAATGTTTGAGAGAATCAATGATGATTTAAATTTAGGTAGGAAAGGTAGTTTCAATCGTTTCAGAAGCCACATGCTTAGAAAGTTCCATGCTTCAGCATTATACAATGACGGCATGAGCAGAGACAATGTAAATGACTTGCAGGGAAAAGCCAAAAACAAAACTGATGATGCATATTTCATGACCAACCCCGAAGATTTGAAATATGAATACGTCAGGCATTTACATGCTGTAACTATCAATAAGGATGTAGAGAAGTTATCCATCAAATCTCCGGAATATATTAAAATGGAAAAAGAAAAAGACTATTATAAAAACAAGGTGGATACACTTAGTGGAAAAGTCGATTTCCTCATGGAACATGTTTTGGATGGAGAAATCGAATCTCCTTAA
- a CDS encoding CpaF family protein, translating into MNKKEILPQYDIEKQNYSNEEKILLGEIRENLVDLAISSGENFQPNEDKLLKDIKNFLVNRFFEMDNKPNATNEYLDTLSEKFLRDIIGYGKIDSLIQDDELEEIMINGTNKPVFIYHRKYGMMKTNIQYTDENELMNLIDSIARQINRRIDKETPILDGRLTNGSRINATIPPASADGPSLTIRKFKKDPFTIIDLINSKTISCELAAFLWVCIDGLGVKSANAIISGGTSSGKTTTLNALSAFINPKERIITIEDTLELQIPHEHIIRMETRPANIENKGEITMNDLVKNSLRQRPDRIIVGEVRGEEAITLFTALNTGHSGFGTLHSNDARETITRLTNEPMSVPKIMLQAIDFIIMQNRIYTPSGVSYRRISEVAEVVGTEEGVVQLNRLFQWNPELDKIENVSVSSKTLNQIANLSGNSLNALHREINNREVVLKHMAEQGIRRVDEVNPVLDLYYREPEKILNQII; encoded by the coding sequence ATGAACAAAAAAGAGATTCTACCTCAATATGACATAGAAAAACAAAATTATTCCAACGAAGAAAAAATCCTTTTGGGAGAAATAAGAGAAAATCTGGTTGATTTAGCAATATCTTCAGGTGAAAATTTCCAGCCAAACGAAGACAAACTGCTAAAAGACATTAAAAACTTTTTAGTCAACAGGTTTTTCGAGATGGATAACAAGCCTAACGCCACAAATGAATATTTAGATACATTATCAGAGAAATTTCTCAGGGACATAATCGGATACGGAAAAATTGATTCGCTAATCCAGGATGATGAACTGGAGGAAATCATGATTAATGGAACAAACAAACCGGTTTTCATCTACCACAGAAAGTACGGCATGATGAAAACCAACATTCAGTACACGGATGAAAATGAATTAATGAATCTGATAGATTCGATTGCAAGACAGATCAACCGCAGAATTGATAAGGAAACACCCATTTTAGACGGAAGATTAACAAACGGATCTAGAATAAACGCCACAATCCCTCCGGCATCTGCTGACGGACCTTCCCTGACCATACGTAAATTCAAAAAAGACCCATTTACCATTATCGACTTAATAAATTCAAAAACAATATCTTGCGAATTAGCTGCATTTCTATGGGTATGTATCGACGGATTAGGGGTAAAATCGGCAAATGCAATAATTTCCGGAGGAACAAGTTCCGGAAAAACAACCACTTTAAATGCTCTTTCAGCCTTCATCAACCCTAAAGAAAGAATTATAACTATTGAAGATACACTGGAACTTCAAATACCCCATGAACATATAATAAGAATGGAAACTCGACCGGCAAATATTGAAAACAAAGGGGAGATTACAATGAATGACCTGGTTAAGAACTCCTTAAGGCAAAGGCCAGACAGGATAATCGTTGGGGAAGTTCGCGGAGAGGAAGCAATAACATTGTTTACTGCTTTAAATACAGGACATTCTGGTTTTGGTACATTGCATTCCAATGATGCTCGTGAAACAATCACCAGATTGACTAACGAACCCATGTCCGTGCCGAAAATTATGCTTCAGGCAATCGATTTTATAATAATGCAGAACAGAATATATACGCCGTCAGGAGTTTCCTACAGACGCATAAGCGAAGTTGCTGAGGTAGTGGGTACAGAAGAAGGGGTTGTGCAATTAAACAGATTATTCCAATGGAATCCGGAACTTGATAAAATCGAAAATGTCTCTGTAAGCAGCAAGACATTGAATCAGATTGCTAATTTAAGTGGAAATTCATTGAATGCCCTTCACCGTGAAATTAACAACAGGGAAGTGGTCTTGAAACATATGGCTGAACAGGGAATCCGTCGTGTTGATGAGGTAAACCCGGTTTTAGACCTATATTATAGGGAGCCTGAAAAAATTTTAAATCAGATTATTTAA
- a CDS encoding 50S ribosomal protein L11 methyltransferase, with protein sequence MINIDEKIELLKECENCQDIQIKKFTPLEKLIDFDELDGEYMKCVCGKRPIDIVMSHILKIMIESEIVPQTATLRRNSPVPLSEFYYSSLNPQFIGEKTLILLHPDFTNEVALKLINEVPEVKCVLKGSPQVLTGQLDKDSEINHFEILEGDDTQINVMRTLLGEKVVLVKNQSKHHIEVAMTTEEKLLRLHNYLDNNSVKKGIAIDGMCGLGALGIYLIKYGFEKVIFNDINPEMIEALKYNLDINGIDDKFEIYNEAFEDLDVGHVDLCVIDAYPGADTSEIIEKAQKTADDVIII encoded by the coding sequence ATGATAAATATAGATGAAAAAATAGAATTGCTCAAAGAATGTGAAAATTGTCAAGATATCCAAATAAAAAAATTCACTCCATTGGAAAAGTTAATAGATTTCGATGAACTTGATGGGGAATATATGAAATGTGTGTGTGGAAAAAGGCCAATTGACATTGTTATGAGCCATATTCTAAAAATAATGATTGAATCGGAAATAGTTCCGCAAACCGCTACACTTAGGCGCAATTCACCGGTTCCGCTTTCTGAATTTTATTATAGCAGTCTGAACCCTCAGTTCATTGGAGAAAAAACATTGATTTTGCTTCATCCTGATTTTACAAATGAAGTCGCCTTAAAATTAATTAATGAGGTTCCGGAAGTCAAATGCGTTTTAAAAGGAAGTCCTCAAGTTTTAACAGGTCAATTAGACAAGGATTCCGAAATTAATCATTTTGAAATACTTGAAGGCGATGATACGCAAATCAATGTAATGAGGACCCTACTGGGCGAAAAGGTCGTTTTGGTAAAAAACCAATCTAAACATCACATTGAAGTGGCCATGACAACCGAAGAAAAATTGCTCAGATTACATAACTATTTGGACAATAATTCCGTTAAAAAGGGTATAGCTATTGATGGAATGTGTGGATTGGGAGCATTAGGCATCTATTTGATTAAATATGGATTTGAAAAGGTAATATTCAATGATATTAATCCTGAAATGATTGAAGCCCTGAAATATAATCTGGACATTAACGGAATCGATGATAAGTTTGAAATATACAATGAAGCATTTGAAGACTTGGATGTTGGTCATGTTGACTTGTGCGTAATTGATGCTTATCCGGGAGCAGACACTTCTGAAATCATTGAAAAAGCACAAAAAACAGCAGATGATGTCATCATCATATAG
- a CDS encoding tripartite tricarboxylate transporter permease, giving the protein MIELVIACFIGILIGTTTGMIPGIHVNTAGAILFASSSFLLSQVSPEFLCVLMVSMSIAHALIEFVPSMLLGVPQEGTATSILPGHRMVLQGRSKEVIRIVSVGGFGAIIVTIILLPLFAIALPFLHDVSKPYTWIILLVASVYLTYKLTNTTRDFLWSSLLFILSGILGWIIFQTPIPSGISLMCTFSGLFGISTILFSLNDSSTIPHQNPFYELNIDYNKFKSIFAGGITGAILGFLPGFGPAQGTVIAQAVSGTNDNNDDDTVNFLLATSGLNISDCLFSLIAIYIIGNPRSGIAVYMSYLISEMSLNHLAIFIFASLIAVSISLVVSLKLGDSFSRLMSRFDYKKLSIAVILLQIAILYIFVFYYKAPIGYMTLALITSTAMGMLPHYIGVGKSHLMGVLIIPAIAIYMQMFLF; this is encoded by the coding sequence ATGATAGAATTGGTTATAGCTTGTTTTATAGGTATATTAATTGGAACGACAACAGGAATGATACCCGGAATACATGTCAATACTGCCGGAGCAATATTGTTTGCATCATCAAGTTTCTTATTATCGCAGGTGTCTCCAGAGTTCCTTTGCGTACTGATGGTTTCAATGTCAATCGCACATGCGTTAATCGAATTTGTACCATCAATGCTTTTAGGAGTGCCACAGGAAGGAACAGCAACTTCAATTCTTCCCGGACATAGAATGGTTTTGCAAGGAAGATCAAAGGAAGTGATACGCATTGTTAGTGTAGGTGGCTTCGGAGCAATCATAGTTACCATAATATTGCTTCCCCTATTTGCAATCGCCCTGCCGTTTTTACATGATGTTTCCAAACCCTATACATGGATTATTTTACTTGTTGCATCAGTTTATTTAACTTATAAGCTAACAAACACCACAAGAGACTTTTTATGGTCTTCATTACTGTTTATACTCTCCGGAATTTTAGGTTGGATTATATTTCAAACACCTATTCCATCAGGAATCTCGTTGATGTGCACATTTTCAGGACTATTTGGAATAAGCACCATACTATTCAGCCTCAATGATTCATCAACCATCCCCCATCAAAACCCTTTTTATGAACTCAATATAGACTACAATAAATTCAAAAGCATTTTTGCTGGAGGAATAACCGGTGCAATTCTTGGCTTTTTGCCGGGTTTTGGACCCGCACAGGGAACCGTAATCGCTCAAGCAGTCAGCGGAACGAATGACAATAATGATGATGATACCGTCAATTTTCTACTTGCGACATCCGGATTAAACATTTCAGATTGCCTATTCTCATTAATAGCCATTTATATCATCGGAAATCCCCGAAGCGGCATTGCAGTCTATATGTCCTATTTGATCTCTGAAATGAGTTTAAATCATTTGGCAATCTTTATTTTTGCATCTTTAATTGCCGTTTCCATATCCTTGGTGGTGAGCCTGAAATTAGGTGATTCATTTTCCAGATTAATGAGCAGGTTTGATTATAAAAAGTTATCAATTGCAGTCATCTTACTTCAAATTGCAATACTGTACATATTTGTTTTCTATTATAAAGCCCCTATTGGATATATGACCTTAGCCTTAATCACTTCAACGGCTATGGGAATGTTGCCCCACTATATTGGCGTTGGCAAATCTCATTTGATGGGTGTTTTAATCATTCCTGCCATAGCAATCTATATGCAGATGTTCCTGTTTTAA
- a CDS encoding DUF4012 domain-containing protein → MDRTKKLIIAIIIVVLIALAAIVASVLFIGNDAHLEEGKKNILVCAIDESEDRPGMGACDMAFIVSLDNGTLENYTPVYPGGMTHPTASEPREAQEQGAGSALLLHDAFWDADNSKGMQYAKEIVEYRTNYSVDSVVAINVKGLDAVLSAAAPLEVNGKTLNASGIDIIREEDWGKGVDRGDAVMEIVKAAANSAKDPVKKSAMVNAALDQYSKGNIIMDQQGAFVGLLASKGIETFFK, encoded by the coding sequence ATGGATAGGACAAAAAAACTGATTATTGCAATAATAATTGTTGTTTTAATAGCGTTAGCTGCAATTGTTGCTAGTGTACTATTCATTGGAAACGATGCACATCTGGAAGAGGGAAAGAAAAATATTCTAGTATGTGCTATCGATGAAAGTGAAGATAGGCCTGGAATGGGCGCTTGTGATATGGCATTTATTGTTAGTTTAGATAATGGTACTCTTGAAAATTATACTCCTGTTTATCCGGGAGGCATGACACATCCAACGGCCTCCGAACCTAGAGAGGCCCAAGAGCAAGGTGCAGGATCAGCACTGTTACTTCACGATGCTTTCTGGGATGCGGATAATTCTAAAGGAATGCAATATGCTAAAGAAATTGTTGAATACCGTACTAATTATTCAGTTGACTCTGTTGTAGCCATTAATGTTAAAGGTTTAGATGCTGTTTTATCAGCCGCCGCTCCATTAGAAGTAAATGGCAAAACTTTAAACGCTAGCGGTATTGATATTATTCGTGAAGAAGATTGGGGCAAAGGTGTTGATAGAGGAGATGCAGTAATGGAGATTGTTAAAGCAGCTGCAAACTCTGCAAAAGACCCTGTTAAAAAATCTGCAATGGTGAACGCTGCCCTTGACCAATATTCAAAAGGTAATATTATCATGGATCAACAAGGGGCATTTGTTGGATTATTAGCATCAAAAGGAATTGAAACTTTCTTCAAGTAA
- a CDS encoding type II secretion system F family protein: MNLKPDTSLKLENDKLNEIRIVLMRHMLNKGFIILLISLMMISTLFFSLELIGIVVVLNIMVYVFILYYPQIKEQNSYSDLNQELPYALRHMGIELKSGKGLHDSLITIRNGNYGSLSKEFNRVLEEIKFGKSTETSLLEMSHRVNSPRFSIAIQQIISTLRVGGNLSNSLNIIAKDITFDMQISLKEYSQKLNSFILIYTFIAILAPVISLVMLMASSTVIGDVVSSNLLFTIYTLFFPMIVVFMGILIKKLEPKI; encoded by the coding sequence TTGAATTTAAAACCGGACACTTCCCTAAAACTTGAAAACGATAAATTGAATGAAATTCGAATTGTTCTAATGAGGCATATGTTGAATAAAGGATTTATCATATTATTAATAAGTTTAATGATGATTTCAACGTTATTTTTTAGTTTGGAGCTAATCGGAATTGTTGTTGTTTTGAATATTATGGTTTATGTATTCATATTATATTATCCTCAGATAAAGGAACAGAATAGCTATTCTGATTTGAATCAGGAACTGCCCTATGCATTAAGGCATATGGGTATTGAACTGAAATCCGGAAAGGGGCTTCATGACTCATTGATAACAATCAGAAATGGGAATTATGGGTCACTATCCAAGGAATTTAATCGCGTTTTGGAAGAGATTAAATTCGGCAAATCAACCGAAACATCATTACTTGAAATGTCACATAGGGTTAACTCCCCGCGCTTTTCAATAGCTATTCAGCAAATAATCAGCACATTGAGAGTTGGGGGAAATCTGTCCAACAGTCTGAATATAATCGCAAAGGACATAACATTCGATATGCAAATTAGCCTAAAAGAATATTCTCAAAAGTTAAATTCTTTTATATTGATTTATACATTCATTGCTATTTTAGCCCCAGTTATAAGTTTAGTGATGTTGATGGCCAGTTCTACAGTAATAGGTGATGTTGTATCTTCAAATCTGTTATTTACAATATATACATTATTTTTTCCAATGATTGTAGTGTTCATGGGAATATTAATTAAAAAGCTAGAACCTAAAATTTAG